One window of the Actinomyces procaprae genome contains the following:
- a CDS encoding helix-turn-helix domain-containing protein: MSASVTPQPVAYTVRDAAQAAGVSTDVIRRAIHSTGADGEIPPLPARRLGRRLLIRHEDLAAWVDGLPEG, encoded by the coding sequence ATGAGCGCCAGTGTCACGCCCCAGCCGGTCGCCTACACGGTCCGTGACGCCGCACAGGCTGCGGGCGTCTCCACCGACGTGATCCGCCGCGCCATCCACTCCACCGGCGCAGACGGCGAGATCCCGCCCCTGCCCGCACGCCGCCTCGGCCGGCGCCTCCTGATCCGCCACGAGGACCTGGCCGCCTGGGTCGACGGCCTGCCGGAGGGCTGA
- a CDS encoding DUF2807 domain-containing protein: MTAIHVTTQAELDAALHNPKITYAEHEIIICNTDGEWITIGNDHGKDIRAWGSATVEAWGSATVRASDSATVRASGSATVRASDSATVRASGSATVRASDSATVRAWGSATVEAWGSATVRASDSATVRASGSATVEAWGSATVRASGSATVEASDSATVEASDSATVRASGSATVEASDSATVRASGLYVVTRRLSTSATVTGGTILDLTTLDLTRIDDWAAYHGAQTDDGMLTLYKAIPADGTTGKRYGHPVEWPTGGGIVECNDWVPEPYCGGGLHLSPTPWQARQYLDSEDQRGARFLECRVPAAEVIPLHGDKVKAPSVVVVREVDADGNPVAGGEAR; the protein is encoded by the coding sequence ATGACCGCCATCCACGTAACCACACAGGCCGAACTCGACGCCGCCCTCCACAACCCCAAGATCACCTACGCCGAGCACGAGATCATCATCTGCAACACCGACGGCGAGTGGATCACCATCGGCAACGACCACGGCAAGGATATTCGGGCGTGGGGCTCCGCAACCGTCGAGGCGTGGGGCTCCGCAACCGTCCGGGCGTCGGACTCCGCAACCGTCCGGGCGTCGGGCTCCGCAACCGTCCGGGCGTCGGACTCCGCAACCGTCCGGGCGTCGGGCTCCGCAACCGTCCGGGCGTCGGACTCCGCAACCGTCCGGGCGTGGGGCTCCGCAACCGTCGAGGCGTGGGGCTCCGCAACCGTCCGGGCGTCGGACTCCGCAACCGTCCGGGCGTCGGGCTCCGCAACCGTCGAGGCGTGGGGCTCCGCAACCGTCCGGGCGTCGGGCTCCGCAACCGTCGAGGCGTCGGACTCCGCAACCGTCGAGGCGTCGGACTCCGCAACCGTCCGGGCGTCGGGCTCCGCAACCGTCGAGGCGTCGGACTCCGCAACCGTCCGGGCGTCGGGACTCTACGTCGTCACCCGCCGCCTCTCCACCAGCGCCACCGTCACCGGCGGCACCATCCTCGACCTGACCACACTCGACCTGACCCGCATCGACGACTGGGCCGCCTACCACGGCGCCCAGACCGACGACGGGATGCTCACCCTCTACAAGGCCATCCCCGCCGACGGGACCACAGGGAAGCGGTACGGGCACCCGGTCGAGTGGCCCACCGGCGGCGGCATCGTCGAGTGCAACGACTGGGTCCCCGAGCCCTACTGCGGCGGCGGGCTCCACCTGTCCCCGACACCCTGGCAGGCACGCCAGTACCTCGACAGCGAGGACCAGCGGGGCGCCCGCTTCCTCGAGTGCCGTGTCCCGGCGGCCGAGGTGATCCCGCTGCACGGCGACAAGGTGAAGGCGCCGTCGGTGGTCGTGGTCCGTGAGGTCGACGCCGACGGCAACCCGGTGGCTGGGGGTGAGGCCCGATGA
- a CDS encoding BRO family protein codes for MSGIITEADVPRGNNTEVFTYKFGDHGIRALLEGDEPWFVLADLCKALDLSNPSMVAKQVDVDALSNAEVIDSMGRTQYPVVVSEAGMYQVVFLSRKPEAKAFRRWVTREVLPSIRQRGGYLTPAAVERALTDPDFIIGLATSLKEERARRAALEVQVEEDRPHTRLGKALSASGGELLVKQVADAITQEGIPVNQAQLFRWLRSHGWLCNNRGTLWNAPTKWALERGYVRATATLVTTGHGDIEKTTPKITGPGQQVLIDGFTTGRFTLDDGKGAAA; via the coding sequence ATGAGCGGGATCATCACCGAAGCCGACGTACCCCGCGGCAACAACACCGAGGTCTTCACCTACAAGTTCGGCGACCACGGCATCCGCGCGCTCCTGGAGGGCGACGAACCGTGGTTCGTCCTTGCGGATCTCTGCAAGGCGCTGGATCTGAGCAACCCGAGCATGGTCGCCAAGCAGGTCGACGTCGATGCCCTAAGCAATGCTGAGGTCATCGACTCGATGGGACGCACGCAGTATCCTGTCGTCGTCTCTGAGGCCGGCATGTACCAGGTGGTCTTCCTGAGCCGTAAGCCTGAGGCCAAGGCATTCCGTCGGTGGGTGACTCGGGAGGTGCTGCCGTCGATCCGGCAGCGGGGCGGCTACCTCACCCCCGCCGCCGTAGAGCGGGCGCTGACCGACCCCGACTTCATCATCGGCCTGGCCACCAGCCTGAAGGAGGAGCGCGCTCGGCGTGCGGCGCTGGAGGTGCAGGTCGAGGAGGACCGGCCGCACACGCGCCTCGGCAAAGCCCTGTCCGCGTCCGGCGGGGAACTGCTGGTGAAGCAGGTCGCCGACGCCATCACGCAGGAAGGGATCCCGGTCAACCAGGCTCAGCTATTCAGGTGGCTGCGCTCCCACGGCTGGCTCTGCAACAACAGGGGCACGTTGTGGAACGCGCCGACGAAGTGGGCGCTCGAGCGCGGGTACGTGCGCGCCACGGCCACGCTCGTCACCACCGGTCACGGCGACATCGAGAAGACCACACCGAAGATCACCGGCCCCGGGCAGCAGGTGCTGATCGACGGCTTCACCACCGGCAGGTTCACGCTCGACGACGGCAAGGGGGCGGCGGCATGA